The following coding sequences are from one Methanosarcina sp. WWM596 window:
- a CDS encoding indolepyruvate oxidoreductase subunit beta codes for MKYDILIAGVGGQGVVLASRMFALAAMKAGFRVSTAETIGMSQREGSVSSHIRIGDEISGSLIPTGHADLIIGLEPAETIRNLPFLKKGGKILVNSHAIPPASKPPGSPEYVPEALLAFLEAHVPGILCLDFTQLAEEAGTYRAANVAMLGAAAGTDMLPFSKEIILAVLETEIPEKHRAVNRAVFEGAIKKIKLSSGHPDQEQKVKSNV; via the coding sequence ATGAAGTATGATATTCTGATTGCAGGCGTCGGAGGGCAGGGTGTTGTGCTTGCTTCCCGCATGTTCGCACTTGCTGCAATGAAAGCCGGGTTCCGGGTGAGCACTGCTGAAACCATAGGCATGTCCCAGAGAGAAGGTTCGGTAAGTAGCCATATAAGGATTGGAGATGAGATTTCGGGTTCCCTTATCCCTACAGGGCATGCAGACTTGATTATAGGGCTTGAACCCGCAGAAACCATAAGAAATCTGCCTTTCCTGAAAAAAGGCGGAAAAATCCTGGTAAACTCTCATGCCATACCCCCTGCATCAAAACCTCCGGGAAGTCCCGAATATGTCCCCGAAGCTTTGCTGGCTTTTCTGGAAGCCCACGTTCCGGGTATACTTTGCCTCGATTTTACACAGCTTGCAGAAGAAGCAGGCACGTACCGGGCTGCGAACGTTGCAATGCTGGGAGCGGCTGCAGGCACGGATATGTTGCCTTTTTCAAAAGAAATTATTCTGGCAGTACTTGAAACCGAAATTCCTGAAAAACACAGGGCTGTAAACAGGGCTGTGTTTGAAGGTGCGATCAAAAAAATTAAGCTAAGCTCCGGGCACCCGGACCAGGAACAGAAGGTGAAATCAAATGTATGA
- a CDS encoding Fic family protein has protein sequence MFEQMLSHKIKADNPIFLNAEISLQTIAGQHPFVNGNKRTGIATVIVIWRNVWFNLIIRCANQF, from the coding sequence ATTTTTGAGCAAATGCTCTCACATAAAATTAAAGCTGATAATCCGATTTTCTTAAATGCTGAGATATCATTGCAGACAATAGCAGGTCAGCATCCATTTGTTAACGGAAACAAAAGGACCGGAATAGCTACTGTGATAGTTATTTGGAGAAATGTTTGGTTTAATTTAATAATAAGATGTGCCAATCAATTTTGA
- the iorA gene encoding indolepyruvate ferredoxin oxidoreductase subunit alpha, with product MTEKKLLMGNESIALGAIEAGVQVVTGYPGTPSTEALETIIRYADRCGIYTEWSSNEKVALETAVGAAYSGARVLVTMKQVGLNVASDPLMSLTYIGVTGALVLLVADDPGPHSSQTEQDTRAFGHFANIPVLDPANPQEAYELTKLAFELSHEFEIPVILRTTTRVSHSCGDVELAIAEPAPVEASCEGFTKDRRWTIFPRLTAERHPWLEDMQVQLSERFSGLPYNSLSGNGKIGIIASGVSALYVKEAVKGFEELFTLFRVGTVYPFPEKAALSFLKGIEKLIVVEELDPYLEEQVLQLTGRAHLPVDIYGKKNGFFPVSGEYNVDLVIDGINKVLADLGEPSHLSHASPAVLREELPPLPVRAPTLCAGCMHRTVFYAFKQAAKQLKNGSQVETIFSGDIGCYTLGNAFPLNMVDTCLCMGAGMSIAAGLSRTNPEVKQVAFVGDSTFFHSGIPAVVNAVYNGADVTLAVLDNRTTAMTGHQPHPGIGVTALGSASKAIDIANVVRSCGVEFVRTVETGSLENCVEAAKEAMEFKGPSAIVFKGKCVGITKSGTRLTIDPEICTGCGFCVKQLGCPAIFLPAGEDKPLIQDSCSGCGLCAQICPSGAIREDGVKE from the coding sequence TTGACTGAAAAAAAACTGTTAATGGGTAATGAATCCATTGCACTTGGAGCGATAGAAGCCGGCGTACAGGTAGTTACCGGGTATCCGGGAACTCCCTCGACCGAAGCTCTGGAGACAATTATCCGGTATGCGGACAGGTGCGGGATTTATACCGAATGGTCGAGCAACGAAAAGGTTGCACTTGAAACGGCTGTGGGGGCGGCTTATTCCGGGGCAAGGGTGCTTGTGACCATGAAGCAGGTAGGGTTAAATGTAGCATCCGATCCCCTTATGAGCCTGACCTACATAGGGGTAACAGGGGCTCTTGTCCTGCTTGTTGCAGATGATCCGGGGCCTCATTCCTCTCAGACCGAGCAGGATACCAGAGCTTTCGGGCATTTTGCAAATATCCCTGTCCTTGACCCTGCAAACCCTCAGGAAGCGTATGAGCTTACGAAGCTGGCTTTTGAGCTTTCGCACGAATTCGAAATTCCGGTCATCCTCAGGACTACCACAAGGGTTTCCCACAGTTGCGGGGATGTGGAACTCGCAATTGCAGAACCTGCCCCGGTTGAAGCTTCCTGTGAAGGCTTTACAAAGGACAGGCGCTGGACGATTTTCCCACGGCTTACTGCCGAGAGGCATCCCTGGCTTGAGGACATGCAGGTGCAGCTTTCCGAGCGCTTTTCAGGGCTTCCGTACAATTCCTTATCGGGAAACGGAAAAATAGGGATTATAGCCTCAGGAGTTTCTGCCCTCTACGTAAAGGAGGCTGTAAAGGGCTTTGAAGAGCTTTTCACCCTCTTCAGGGTTGGGACAGTGTATCCGTTCCCTGAAAAGGCAGCTCTTTCCTTTTTAAAGGGCATCGAAAAACTGATCGTGGTCGAAGAACTTGACCCATACCTCGAGGAACAGGTCCTCCAGCTTACTGGAAGGGCTCACCTGCCTGTTGATATCTATGGAAAAAAGAACGGGTTTTTCCCGGTGAGTGGGGAATATAATGTGGATCTTGTTATTGACGGTATCAACAAAGTGCTTGCAGACCTTGGAGAACCTTCCCACCTTTCCCATGCTTCTCCTGCCGTTTTAAGGGAAGAGCTCCCACCCCTGCCGGTCCGGGCTCCGACCCTCTGTGCGGGCTGCATGCACAGGACCGTTTTTTACGCATTTAAGCAGGCTGCAAAACAGCTTAAAAATGGCTCCCAGGTTGAAACTATCTTTTCCGGGGATATCGGCTGTTATACCCTTGGAAACGCCTTTCCTCTCAACATGGTTGATACCTGCCTCTGTATGGGGGCAGGAATGAGTATTGCCGCCGGGCTTTCCCGCACAAATCCTGAAGTAAAGCAGGTAGCTTTTGTCGGGGATTCGACCTTCTTCCATTCAGGCATCCCTGCTGTGGTAAACGCAGTCTACAATGGAGCCGATGTTACCCTTGCCGTTCTTGACAACCGTACAACTGCCATGACAGGGCACCAGCCCCATCCCGGAATAGGAGTAACTGCCCTTGGAAGTGCCTCAAAAGCCATTGACATTGCCAATGTGGTTCGGAGCTGTGGAGTTGAGTTCGTAAGGACCGTGGAAACAGGTAGCCTGGAAAACTGCGTGGAGGCGGCAAAGGAAGCCATGGAATTTAAAGGGCCTTCGGCAATCGTGTTTAAAGGAAAATGTGTAGGAATTACAAAATCCGGGACAAGACTTACAATTGATCCTGAAATCTGTACAGGCTGCGGGTTCTGCGTAAAGCAGCTCGGATGCCCCGCAATATTCCTCCCTGCAGGAGAAGATAAACCTCTTATCCAGGACAGCTGTAGCGGTTGCGGGCTCTGTGCACAGATCTGTCCTTCAGGAGCCATAAGGGAAGACGGGGTGAAGGAATGA
- a CDS encoding YIP1 family protein has product MKNFDYIGTWKEVIKSPSHFYSEMPKTGGYSDPIIFAVINIAIYSLFYLIFNPGAYDIKGFSSLMVFAVALMTPVAGVIALLLDATLLHIIQKKLGGKGTYEGTVRFVLYASAATSLLWIPLAGGIFGVYQLYLYVVGGKFVHDVSLKRSALAMFLSILLVIVFVALVSLSGFA; this is encoded by the coding sequence ATGAAAAATTTTGATTACATTGGAACCTGGAAAGAGGTTATAAAAAGCCCCTCTCATTTTTACAGCGAAATGCCAAAGACAGGAGGATACAGTGATCCTATCATTTTTGCAGTAATCAACATTGCCATATACTCACTTTTTTACCTGATTTTTAATCCCGGAGCTTACGATATCAAAGGATTCAGTTCTTTGATGGTATTTGCAGTTGCACTTATGACACCGGTAGCAGGTGTTATTGCTCTCCTTCTCGACGCAACACTCCTCCATATTATTCAAAAAAAGCTTGGGGGAAAGGGAACTTATGAGGGTACTGTAAGGTTCGTACTCTATGCCTCTGCTGCGACCTCCCTCCTCTGGATTCCTCTTGCAGGCGGGATTTTCGGGGTTTACCAGCTCTATCTCTATGTTGTGGGCGGCAAGTTTGTACATGACGTAAGCCTGAAGAGGTCTGCTCTGGCTATGTTTCTGTCCATTTTACTGGTAATTGTCTTTGTAGCGCTGGTTTCTTTAAGCGGCTTTGCCTGA
- a CDS encoding trans-aconitate 2-methyltransferase, producing the protein MSEIQRKFDAISKKYDEQRRKFIPCFDDFYGTAVSVASVDSENPGILDIGAGTGLLSAFLMKRYPEASFTLIDTSEKMLDMAKDRFGNNSNVKYIAADYSKYDFTEKYDLVVSAVSIHHLENEEKKELYEKSYSILKEKGVFISRSGKTPSSDNPVLPDWTGGR; encoded by the coding sequence ATGAGCGAAATTCAACGAAAGTTTGATGCTATTTCAAAAAAGTATGATGAACAGAGAAGAAAGTTTATACCCTGCTTCGATGACTTTTATGGAACAGCGGTATCCGTGGCGTCAGTAGATTCTGAAAATCCAGGTATCCTGGATATAGGTGCTGGAACAGGCCTTCTATCGGCATTTCTGATGAAAAGATATCCAGAAGCATCATTTACGCTTATTGATACCTCAGAAAAGATGCTGGATATGGCAAAAGACAGGTTTGGAAATAACTCAAACGTAAAATACATTGCAGCAGACTATTCAAAATATGATTTCACGGAAAAATACGATCTGGTAGTGTCAGCCGTATCTATCCATCACCTGGAAAACGAAGAAAAAAAGGAGCTTTACGAAAAGAGTTACTCCATACTCAAAGAAAAAGGAGTTTTTATCTCCCGAAGCGGGAAGACTCCTTCCTCGGACAATCCGGTTCTACCGGATTGGACAGGTGGGAGATGA
- a CDS encoding NADP-dependent malic enzyme: MKKDSDTHASLYQESLAMHRRLGGVLEVAGKVRLRTIHDLSVVYTPGVAEPCRKISENPSLVYLYTLKKNTVAVVTDGSAVLGLGNIGPYAALPVMEGKAIIFKEFAGIDAFPICLDTQDTEEVIKAVKYLAPAFGGINLEDISAPRCFEIETRLREELDLPVIHDDQHGTAIVVFAGLLNALKVVKKELGGLKIVISGLGAAGVAILRFLVRAGADPAKILACDSKGIVYEGREEGMNYIKEEIAKLTNPEKIRGGLKEAFPGADLFIGVSAGGIVTEDMVRSMAKDAIVMAMANPVPEIMPDAAKQAGARIVATGRSDFPNQLNNCLSFPGLFKGALGTCARKITPEMEMAAAYALANVVTVNELSEDHIIPDPLEKHVVSAVAKAVADASFESCAARKNLEDSI; encoded by the coding sequence ATGAAAAAGGATAGCGACACGCACGCTTCATTATATCAGGAATCGCTTGCAATGCACAGGAGGCTTGGGGGTGTACTTGAAGTTGCAGGCAAGGTCCGCCTCCGTACAATCCACGATCTCAGCGTTGTCTATACGCCCGGAGTTGCCGAGCCGTGCCGGAAAATAAGCGAGAACCCCAGTCTTGTCTACCTTTATACCCTTAAGAAAAATACAGTTGCTGTCGTAACGGACGGGTCAGCAGTGCTCGGGCTTGGAAACATAGGGCCATATGCAGCTCTGCCGGTTATGGAAGGAAAAGCGATTATCTTTAAAGAATTTGCCGGTATAGACGCTTTTCCTATCTGCCTTGACACCCAGGATACCGAAGAAGTGATAAAAGCGGTAAAATACCTGGCTCCGGCTTTCGGGGGCATCAACCTTGAAGATATCAGTGCCCCCCGCTGTTTTGAAATCGAGACTCGGCTTCGGGAAGAGCTCGACCTTCCTGTCATCCACGATGACCAGCACGGGACAGCCATTGTCGTATTTGCCGGGCTTCTGAATGCCCTTAAAGTAGTGAAAAAGGAGCTGGGTGGGTTAAAAATAGTTATCTCAGGGCTCGGGGCTGCAGGGGTTGCAATTCTCAGGTTCCTGGTCCGGGCAGGTGCAGATCCTGCAAAAATTCTTGCCTGTGACAGTAAGGGAATTGTGTACGAGGGGCGAGAAGAAGGCATGAACTATATAAAAGAGGAAATTGCAAAGCTTACAAACCCTGAAAAAATAAGAGGTGGGCTCAAAGAAGCTTTCCCGGGGGCGGATCTTTTTATAGGGGTCTCAGCCGGAGGGATCGTGACCGAAGATATGGTCCGCTCGATGGCAAAAGACGCTATTGTAATGGCAATGGCAAACCCTGTCCCTGAAATCATGCCCGATGCTGCAAAGCAGGCGGGGGCAAGAATTGTTGCTACTGGCAGGTCAGATTTTCCAAACCAGCTCAATAACTGCCTGAGTTTCCCGGGACTTTTCAAAGGGGCTCTTGGCACCTGTGCAAGGAAAATAACGCCTGAAATGGAAATGGCAGCAGCCTATGCCCTTGCAAATGTTGTGACTGTCAACGAGCTTTCCGAAGACCACATCATCCCGGACCCCCTTGAGAAGCATGTAGTGTCTGCGGTTGCAAAAGCCGTTGCTGATGCGTCATTTGAAAGTTGTGCTGCAAGAAAAAACCTTGAAGACAGTATCTGA
- a CDS encoding phenylacetate--CoA ligase family protein, with translation MYEASLESELDPDVQLYHPKLSEDDTLAKLKNLLKRVVEGSSFYQKKFREANVDIEKIRSLEDLKLLPFTHKEELRDAYPLGLQAVPDSAIVRIHSSSGTTGKPVIIPYTRKDVDVWAEQMMRCYMLAGLTNQDRIQITPGYGLWTAGIGFQLGAERLGAMAIPTGPGNTEKQLEMLTDLKTTALASTSSYALLLAEEIEKRGLKDRINLRVGIIGSERWSEKMRSRIETELGIETFDIYGLTEIYGPGIALDCSYHEGMHYWSDHLLFEIIDPITGEQLPDGTLGELVITTLTKEGAPLIRYRTRDLTRIIPGHCKCGCPFPRIDRILGRSDDRIKFKAVNIYPGQIEDITHRVPGVSSEYQILLTRKDGRDSMLFRVEIEEAEDLSKKEKTKKALGKAFKDFIGVTVDIEGVKIGELPRSMKKTKRVIDEREL, from the coding sequence ATGTATGAAGCATCTTTGGAATCTGAGCTCGATCCGGATGTCCAGCTCTACCATCCCAAACTCTCGGAAGATGATACCCTTGCAAAACTGAAGAACCTGCTTAAACGCGTGGTTGAAGGTAGCTCCTTTTACCAGAAGAAGTTCAGGGAAGCAAACGTTGATATCGAAAAAATCCGGTCACTTGAAGACCTGAAACTCCTGCCTTTCACACACAAAGAGGAACTTAGGGACGCCTATCCCCTCGGGCTGCAGGCAGTGCCGGATTCCGCAATCGTAAGAATCCATTCGTCCTCCGGGACAACCGGCAAACCTGTCATTATCCCCTATACCCGCAAAGATGTTGATGTCTGGGCCGAGCAGATGATGCGCTGCTACATGCTGGCGGGCCTTACCAACCAGGACAGGATCCAGATAACGCCCGGATACGGGCTCTGGACTGCAGGAATAGGGTTCCAGCTCGGAGCCGAGCGCCTTGGAGCAATGGCAATCCCCACAGGCCCCGGAAACACCGAAAAACAGCTTGAAATGCTTACTGACCTCAAGACCACAGCCCTTGCAAGCACCTCTTCATATGCACTTTTGCTTGCCGAAGAGATCGAAAAGCGCGGCTTGAAGGACCGGATCAATCTCCGGGTAGGAATTATCGGTTCAGAGCGCTGGAGCGAAAAGATGCGCAGCAGGATCGAAACCGAACTCGGGATCGAGACTTTTGACATCTACGGGCTGACCGAAATCTACGGGCCCGGAATTGCCCTTGACTGCTCCTACCACGAAGGGATGCATTACTGGTCTGACCACCTGCTTTTTGAAATCATCGACCCAATTACCGGTGAGCAGCTGCCTGATGGCACTCTCGGAGAGCTTGTAATAACCACCCTCACAAAGGAAGGAGCTCCTCTGATTCGCTACAGGACAAGAGACCTGACCCGAATAATTCCAGGGCACTGCAAATGCGGCTGCCCCTTCCCGAGAATTGACAGGATCCTCGGGAGGTCTGACGACCGCATAAAATTCAAGGCCGTAAATATCTACCCGGGCCAGATAGAGGATATTACCCACAGGGTCCCCGGAGTAAGCAGTGAATACCAGATCCTCCTTACCCGCAAAGACGGCAGGGACAGTATGCTCTTCAGAGTAGAAATCGAAGAAGCTGAAGACCTCTCAAAGAAAGAAAAAACCAAAAAAGCCCTGGGAAAAGCCTTCAAGGATTTTATAGGGGTTACCGTGGATATTGAAGGTGTAAAAATAGGGGAACTTCCAAGAAGCATGAAAAAGACAAAAAGAGTAATCGATGAAAGGGAGCTTTAA
- a CDS encoding Mov34/MPN/PAD-1 family protein — protein sequence MQIKGIARDTLDFILEASKSMAPEEFAGLLQEKNGIITEVLILPGTESSDSNAVLRLFMMPNVKATGSVHSHPGANRRPSQADLRLFSKTGNCHIIAGRPYNRESWTCYDRKGNVRELPVLDVEFEEDEEV from the coding sequence ATGCAGATTAAAGGAATTGCCCGGGATACTCTTGATTTTATCCTCGAAGCCAGCAAATCAATGGCTCCGGAAGAGTTTGCCGGGCTTTTACAGGAGAAAAACGGAATAATCACCGAGGTGCTTATCCTTCCCGGAACCGAATCAAGCGACTCAAATGCAGTCCTCAGACTTTTCATGATGCCGAATGTAAAAGCCACAGGATCGGTCCACAGCCATCCGGGAGCAAACCGAAGGCCCTCACAAGCCGACCTGCGCCTGTTTTCAAAAACCGGAAACTGCCATATTATAGCGGGACGCCCATACAACAGGGAGAGCTGGACCTGTTATGACCGGAAAGGAAATGTCAGGGAACTTCCTGTCCTTGATGTAGAATTCGAAGAGGACGAGGAGGTTTGA
- a CDS encoding RNA-guided endonuclease TnpB family protein — protein sequence MLRGNRYRIFPNKVQKALMEKHFGSCRFVYNKLLEIKSLMYKKFRISLSEFDLNNHLLVLKEVYPWLKEVNAGALQQASRNLNKAFTNFFNFGFGYPQKKKKKDHHFSFQIPQHYSLDTSISKVLLPKFGWIKVKMHREISKGSLKTITISRTPTGKYYISFLTNDGEKLPEKQEFSHATLIGIDVGVTTFATLSTGEKIDNPKFLKNSLERLKCLQRRVSKKVKGSKNRRKAVYKLTKIHEKISNQRHDFQHKVSNRLISENQAIAVETLNIKGLKKNHKLSQVISDSAWYSFVLKLTYKAEWVGKTILKIGMFEPSSKTCNVCGYKLQELSLDIREWQCPDCKNTHDRDINAAINIKKIAVGTTV from the coding sequence ATGCTTCGAGGTAACAGATACCGAATTTTCCCTAATAAGGTGCAAAAAGCTCTTATGGAAAAACACTTTGGTAGCTGTCGTTTTGTCTATAATAAACTCCTTGAAATCAAATCGTTAATGTATAAAAAATTCAGAATAAGTCTCTCGGAGTTTGACCTTAATAATCACCTTTTAGTTTTGAAAGAAGTGTATCCCTGGTTGAAAGAAGTTAATGCAGGAGCATTGCAACAAGCAAGTAGAAATCTGAATAAAGCTTTTACAAACTTCTTTAATTTTGGATTTGGGTATCCTCAAAAGAAAAAGAAAAAGGATCACCATTTTTCCTTTCAGATTCCTCAACACTATAGTCTTGATACATCTATTTCCAAAGTTTTGTTGCCTAAGTTTGGTTGGATTAAGGTTAAGATGCATAGGGAAATTAGCAAAGGAAGTTTGAAAACTATAACTATATCCAGAACACCAACAGGAAAATACTACATAAGTTTTCTAACAAATGATGGAGAAAAACTTCCAGAAAAACAAGAATTTTCTCATGCTACCTTGATTGGAATAGATGTAGGAGTTACGACTTTTGCTACTCTTTCTACCGGAGAAAAAATTGATAACCCAAAATTTCTGAAAAACTCTCTTGAAAGATTGAAATGTTTGCAAAGAAGAGTTTCTAAGAAAGTTAAAGGTTCAAAAAACCGGAGAAAGGCAGTCTATAAACTTACGAAAATCCACGAAAAAATAAGTAATCAAAGGCATGATTTCCAGCATAAAGTTTCAAATCGGTTAATCAGCGAAAACCAAGCAATAGCCGTTGAAACTCTCAATATTAAAGGATTAAAGAAAAACCACAAATTATCTCAGGTTATCAGTGATTCAGCATGGTATTCTTTCGTACTGAAATTAACGTACAAAGCTGAATGGGTAGGAAAAACTATACTGAAAATAGGCATGTTTGAACCTTCCTCTAAAACCTGTAACGTGTGTGGTTATAAACTTCAAGAATTAAGTTTAGATATTAGAGAGTGGCAATGTCCTGATTGCAAAAATACGCATGATAGAGACATTAATGCCGCTATCAATATTAAGAAAATTGCTGTAGGGACTACAGTTTGA
- a CDS encoding CHASE4 domain-containing protein encodes MSGIDISKKVFIITILIFSVLISTFTFTYNVQLSNFLELEQADTLKNVEKVQNVVSTEQSYLDNMVQDWACWDDTYQFIEDRNQEYINVDLQNQTLAGLKVNVMLFVNDTGFLTYAKSIDINTGEEKPVPEKLLELVESGVLSTKSEDDDIKGYVLLDEDPMYISCHPILTTKYEGPVKGTLIFGRYFDRGLLDYFRENTCSSILMYRVDKDMPSDFQVNFQRFSEFTERNIVEPVSENRIAGYFELMDVSGQSALIMRADFPRDLYLNGKRTLNYMYFFLLLTGLVTGVGVKFALDNLFVSRLVEIDNFVTKVRSEKDLSRRLVLKDNDELYRLSREINGMLSEIHLAEQGLRAQEREKKVLLDSLNELVIFVNPQLNIVWANKAALEYMQMDLEKVRGIHLTDTPGMGGSLVEHLPLEDIFASGNKVSGEFTVEDGNSWFIQAIPVTDEYGRIIGVMETCSNITERKAIEKLLREKQIAEIANHTKSEFLANISHELRTPLNSIIGFSDLLHEQVFGELNEKQLKYTGNISRSGKHLLNLINDILDISKIEAGKMELDYKEFKLSSKLDTIKYLLSPIAGRKNIQIEIYMDSKLTSIRADEARFVQIMYNLVDNAIKFSYENSSVKIGARIKGDLVEITVKDTGIGIKAEDQNKLFKSFSQVDSFSSKKFQGTGLGLSLVKQIVRLHGGYVWFRSSPGEGSTFAFTIPINGVKRDCGDTVPEKKEQNS; translated from the coding sequence GTGTCTGGAATAGATATTAGTAAAAAAGTTTTTATAATAACAATTTTAATTTTTTCCGTACTTATCTCTACATTTACGTTTACCTACAATGTTCAGCTTTCTAATTTTTTGGAGCTTGAACAGGCTGATACATTGAAGAATGTAGAAAAGGTACAGAATGTGGTTTCTACCGAACAGAGTTATCTTGATAACATGGTTCAGGACTGGGCCTGTTGGGATGATACTTACCAGTTTATTGAAGATAGAAATCAGGAATACATAAATGTTGACCTTCAGAATCAGACCCTTGCCGGACTTAAAGTAAATGTTATGCTTTTTGTGAATGATACCGGATTCCTTACTTATGCAAAATCGATAGACATTAACACAGGTGAAGAAAAGCCAGTTCCGGAAAAACTTCTTGAACTGGTAGAAAGCGGTGTCCTTTCCACAAAATCAGAAGATGACGATATAAAAGGCTATGTTTTGCTCGATGAAGATCCCATGTACATTTCCTGCCATCCGATCCTTACGACAAAATATGAGGGGCCTGTGAAGGGCACTTTAATTTTCGGGAGGTACTTTGACAGGGGCCTTCTTGATTATTTCAGAGAAAATACCTGCTCTTCAATTTTAATGTATAGGGTAGATAAAGATATGCCTTCCGATTTCCAGGTAAATTTTCAACGTTTTTCCGAATTCACGGAAAGGAATATTGTTGAACCCGTTAGTGAAAATAGAATCGCAGGTTATTTTGAGTTAATGGATGTTTCAGGCCAGTCTGCCCTTATTATGAGAGCTGATTTCCCAAGAGACCTCTATTTGAACGGCAAAAGAACCCTGAATTACATGTATTTTTTCCTTTTGCTAACCGGGCTTGTGACAGGGGTCGGAGTTAAATTTGCACTTGACAATCTCTTTGTTTCAAGACTGGTTGAGATTGACAATTTCGTTACAAAAGTCAGGTCGGAAAAAGACCTTTCCAGAAGATTGGTTCTCAAAGATAATGATGAACTCTATCGTCTGTCAAGAGAAATAAACGGGATGTTAAGTGAAATCCACCTGGCAGAGCAGGGATTAAGGGCACAGGAGCGGGAAAAGAAAGTCCTGCTTGATTCTTTAAACGAGCTGGTTATTTTCGTAAACCCCCAGCTTAACATCGTCTGGGCAAACAAAGCCGCTCTTGAATATATGCAGATGGATCTTGAAAAAGTAAGGGGAATCCACCTTACAGATACTCCGGGTATGGGCGGCTCACTGGTTGAACACCTGCCGCTTGAAGATATCTTTGCATCAGGAAATAAAGTGTCAGGGGAGTTTACTGTAGAGGACGGAAACTCCTGGTTTATCCAGGCTATCCCGGTGACTGACGAATATGGCAGGATTATAGGGGTTATGGAAACCTGCAGTAACATTACTGAAAGAAAAGCAATAGAAAAACTTCTTCGGGAAAAACAAATAGCAGAAATTGCAAACCATACCAAGAGTGAATTCCTGGCAAATATTAGCCATGAACTGAGAACTCCACTTAACTCAATCATAGGTTTCTCAGACCTGCTGCATGAACAGGTTTTTGGAGAGTTGAATGAAAAGCAGTTAAAGTACACAGGCAATATTTCGAGGAGTGGAAAGCACCTTCTGAATCTGATCAATGACATTCTGGACATTTCTAAAATAGAAGCCGGAAAAATGGAGCTTGATTATAAGGAGTTTAAACTTTCCAGTAAACTTGACACGATAAAATATCTCCTGTCTCCAATCGCAGGCCGGAAGAATATTCAAATTGAAATCTATATGGATAGCAAGCTTACCAGCATCCGCGCGGATGAGGCCAGGTTTGTCCAGATTATGTACAACCTCGTCGATAATGCCATAAAGTTCTCCTATGAAAACAGCTCTGTAAAGATAGGGGCAAGAATAAAAGGAGACCTGGTAGAAATTACGGTTAAGGATACCGGAATCGGGATCAAGGCTGAGGACCAGAATAAGCTTTTCAAGTCCTTCAGCCAGGTTGATTCCTTTTCTTCAAAAAAATTCCAGGGAACTGGGCTTGGCCTTTCTTTAGTTAAGCAGATTGTACGCCTGCATGGAGGATATGTCTGGTTCAGGAGCAGTCCTGGAGAGGGGAGCACCTTTGCTTTCACAATTCCGATAAACGGCGTGAAAAGGGATTGTGGCGATACTGTGCCCGAGAAGAAAGAACAAAACAGCTGA